A window of the Streptomyces finlayi genome harbors these coding sequences:
- a CDS encoding M20/M25/M40 family metallo-hydrolase, translating to MRGSTTATVEGSSVSETNTARTVSGEDEVVDLCRDLIRIDTSNYGDHSGPGERLAAEYVAEKLAEVGLEPQIFESHKGRASTVARIEGEDRSRPALLIHGHTDVVPANAADWTHDPFSGEIADGCVWGRGAVDMKDMDAMTLAVVRDRMRSGRKPPRDIVLAFLADEEAGGTYGARFLVDKHPGLFEGVTEAISEVGGFSFTVNEKLRLYLVETAQKGMHWMKLTVDGTAGHGSMIHKDNAITELSEAVGRLGRHKFPVRVTKTLRHFLDELSDALGTELDPENMDETLAKLGGISKLIGASLQNTANPTQLGAGYKVNVIPGQATAHVDGRYLPGYEEEFLADLDRILGPRVKREDVHADKALETTFDGALVDAMQTALVAEDPIARAVPYMLSAGTDAKSFDDLGIRGFGFAPLKLPPELDFAGMFHGVDERVPVDGLKFGVRVLDRFIGHS from the coding sequence ATGAGGGGGAGCACCACAGCGACAGTGGAAGGAAGCAGCGTGAGCGAGACCAACACGGCGCGGACCGTCTCCGGCGAGGACGAGGTCGTGGACCTCTGCCGTGACCTGATCCGGATCGACACCAGCAACTACGGGGACCACTCGGGACCGGGGGAGCGGCTCGCCGCCGAGTACGTCGCGGAGAAGCTCGCCGAGGTCGGGCTCGAACCGCAGATCTTCGAATCCCACAAGGGCCGCGCCTCCACCGTGGCCCGGATCGAGGGTGAGGACCGGTCCAGGCCCGCGCTGCTCATCCACGGGCACACCGACGTGGTCCCGGCCAACGCCGCCGACTGGACGCACGACCCCTTCTCGGGAGAGATCGCGGACGGCTGCGTGTGGGGCCGCGGCGCGGTCGACATGAAGGACATGGACGCGATGACCCTCGCGGTCGTCCGCGACCGGATGCGCAGCGGCCGCAAGCCCCCGCGCGACATCGTGCTGGCCTTCCTCGCGGACGAGGAGGCGGGCGGCACGTACGGAGCCCGGTTCCTCGTCGACAAGCACCCCGGACTGTTCGAAGGCGTCACCGAGGCCATCAGCGAGGTCGGCGGGTTCTCCTTCACCGTCAACGAGAAGCTGCGGCTCTACCTCGTGGAGACGGCCCAGAAGGGCATGCACTGGATGAAGCTGACCGTGGACGGCACCGCCGGTCACGGTTCGATGATCCACAAGGACAACGCCATCACGGAGCTGAGCGAGGCCGTCGGGCGTCTCGGCCGCCACAAGTTCCCCGTGCGGGTGACCAAGACCCTGCGGCACTTCCTGGACGAGCTCTCGGACGCCCTGGGCACCGAGCTCGACCCCGAGAACATGGACGAGACGCTTGCCAAGCTGGGCGGCATCTCCAAGCTCATCGGAGCCTCGCTCCAGAACACCGCCAACCCGACCCAGCTCGGTGCGGGCTACAAGGTCAACGTCATTCCGGGGCAGGCGACCGCGCACGTCGACGGGCGGTACCTCCCGGGGTACGAGGAGGAGTTCCTCGCCGACCTCGACCGGATTCTCGGCCCCCGCGTGAAGCGCGAGGACGTGCACGCGGACAAGGCCCTGGAGACCACCTTCGACGGCGCGCTCGTCGACGCGATGCAGACTGCACTGGTGGCCGAGGACCCGATCGCGCGCGCCGTGCCGTACATGCTGTCGGCCGGCACCGACGCGAAGTCCTTCGACGATCTGGGCATCCGCGGCTTCGGGTTCGCTCCGCTGAAGCTGCCGCCCGAGCTGGACTTCGCGGGCATGTTCCACGGCGTGGACGAGCGCGTTCCGGTCGACGGGCTGAAGTTCGGCGTGCGTGTGCTCGACCGCTTCATCGGCCACTCGTGA
- the chpH gene encoding chaplin ChpH: MIKKVAAIAAATGGLVLAGAGMATADSGAQGAAIGSPGVLSGNVVQVPIHVPVNVCGNTVSVIGLLNPAFGNTCVNA; this comes from the coding sequence ATGATCAAGAAGGTTGCCGCCATCGCGGCCGCTACCGGTGGTCTCGTGCTCGCTGGTGCGGGTATGGCCACTGCTGACTCGGGCGCCCAGGGTGCTGCCATCGGCAGCCCCGGCGTGCTCTCGGGCAACGTCGTCCAGGTCCCGATCCACGTCCCGGTGAACGTGTGTGGGAACACCGTCTCCGTGATCGGGCTGCTGAACCCCGCCTTCGGCAACACCTGCGTCAACGCCTGA
- a CDS encoding chaplin: protein MRQVTRKGLITMAAAGGVLVLSGGYAHADAGAAGSASNSPGVLSGNSVQIPIDVPVNVCGNSVSVGGLLNPAAGNDCGNGSADTGQDAGPYENAPGGDNSGGRPAEDPGTGGYDEAEPGTPGTGRHRAPAATAVGQATGSPGVGSGNHVAVPVDIPVNVCGNSVTIGGLLNPVFGNDCGNDAEVIPPTEHPETPTTPGKPADPVHPPVNGPSEPNAPEPQLFPEEQLAQTGAGGLDLLIPAGAGLLLAGAGTVLYRRSRSAA, encoded by the coding sequence ATGCGACAGGTCACACGTAAGGGCCTGATCACCATGGCAGCGGCGGGCGGAGTGCTCGTGCTGAGTGGCGGTTACGCGCACGCCGACGCGGGAGCGGCCGGCTCCGCGTCGAATTCCCCGGGGGTGCTGTCAGGGAATTCCGTCCAGATCCCGATCGACGTACCGGTCAATGTGTGCGGCAACTCCGTGAGCGTCGGCGGACTGCTCAACCCCGCGGCCGGGAACGACTGCGGAAACGGATCGGCGGACACCGGGCAGGACGCCGGACCGTACGAGAACGCGCCGGGGGGCGACAACTCAGGCGGCCGCCCCGCGGAAGACCCCGGCACGGGTGGGTACGACGAGGCGGAGCCGGGCACCCCGGGGACCGGTCGCCACCGTGCCCCCGCGGCCACGGCCGTGGGTCAGGCCACGGGCTCGCCGGGTGTCGGCTCCGGCAACCACGTCGCGGTCCCGGTCGACATTCCCGTGAACGTCTGCGGCAACAGCGTCACCATCGGGGGACTGCTCAACCCGGTCTTCGGCAACGACTGCGGCAACGACGCGGAGGTGATCCCGCCGACCGAGCACCCGGAGACGCCCACCACTCCGGGCAAGCCGGCCGACCCGGTGCACCCGCCCGTGAACGGGCCCTCCGAGCCGAACGCTCCGGAGCCCCAGCTCTTCCCCGAGGAGCAGCTCGCACAGACCGGGGCGGGCGGGCTCGACCTGCTGATCCCGGCGGGCGCGGGCCTGCTGCTCGCGGGCGCGGGCACCGTGCTCTACCGCCGCTCCCGCAGCGCCGCGTAA
- a CDS encoding DUF5703 family protein — protein MPEYEFVDVYVPRGVSRKEATRLLTDHAEYGHWELDRLTLRLDGSRRVRLRRRIIRQLRATW, from the coding sequence ATGCCGGAATACGAATTTGTCGACGTGTACGTGCCTCGCGGGGTGTCCCGCAAGGAAGCGACTCGCCTGCTCACCGACCATGCCGAGTACGGACACTGGGAGTTGGACCGACTCACGCTGCGCCTCGACGGCAGCCGCAGGGTGCGGTTGCGGCGACGGATCATCCGCCAGCTCCGGGCCACCTGGTGA
- a CDS encoding helix-hairpin-helix domain-containing protein, whose product MTALPRGETPGPSAEDTEDDGIAAVGHSAADVPTDVPTDVATDVPTEIPSEEPGDQSGADDAPTAETGETSETGDAGDAGETAAEGAGEAATPALSEAEAELAAQRELHERIEQRKAEKEGPIPAGTKLSGTAADLLAAVRAVESGEKAGTAFYDSPASPPEPRRAVHPATSAPARPRTPEASRTTQGTSPEATAAALAVLTEGSAPEALARPAAEALGEQAADVLRADPWRLLAVPGIRPEQADGFARALLGAGCGPDDERRTAALVGWLLERAALQGHTALDASAVRAALVERAVADPDAAVEHAVAEGVVLVFQDGLDPTASADPDRQEEEDGQDGQEGAPATEDAVAEEPVKVLLGLDRYALAEESLADGLARLLNACEKGADWSRAASAAPSPSAAELIRTVATGGLVVHSGGEAARAEPAALIAAANGLGIRAVGATHSVGGRQRLATAVGDPQTAVTLSGLLSGTEGPGRDAEGALALDLLVVLDAPQLDVETAAILVESLADGTRLVLSGDPGVLGSAGAGRVFADVLASRACPQVVSRTPDPGPIGELVSGIGIGELTQVEAPGKEVVIVPVRDAGEAVHRTVQLVADSVPRAIGVPSADTQVITVGHGGSAGTGALNTALKQRLNPGPGRFGGFDPGDRVVHVPAPGRAVPGSVVSADAEGLHLDCAGTAVVVPQDRVEASVRHSWALSAHQAAGMRWPAVVVVLPGDAAQALSRPWVYTAFSRAERHLSVVHGVDQALPRAVAEVPAQERTTRLRPLLEALPTPDAAS is encoded by the coding sequence GTGACTGCGCTTCCCCGGGGGGAAACCCCAGGCCCCTCGGCCGAAGACACCGAGGACGACGGCATCGCCGCCGTCGGCCACTCGGCCGCTGATGTCCCGACCGATGTCCCGACCGATGTCGCCACCGATGTCCCCACCGAGATTCCGAGCGAGGAGCCGGGCGATCAGTCCGGCGCGGACGACGCGCCCACGGCAGAGACCGGTGAGACCAGTGAGACCGGTGACGCCGGTGACGCCGGTGAGACCGCTGCGGAGGGAGCTGGTGAGGCCGCGACACCCGCGCTCTCCGAGGCCGAGGCCGAGCTCGCCGCCCAGCGCGAGCTGCACGAGCGCATCGAGCAGCGCAAGGCCGAGAAGGAAGGCCCCATCCCGGCCGGCACGAAACTGAGCGGCACCGCGGCGGACCTCCTGGCCGCCGTACGGGCCGTCGAGAGCGGTGAGAAGGCCGGCACGGCGTTCTACGACTCCCCCGCTTCTCCCCCCGAGCCCCGCCGCGCCGTACACCCGGCCACATCCGCGCCCGCACGGCCGCGGACGCCCGAAGCGTCCCGCACCACTCAAGGAACGTCGCCCGAGGCCACGGCCGCGGCGCTGGCGGTGCTCACCGAGGGGAGCGCGCCCGAGGCGCTGGCACGCCCGGCGGCCGAGGCGCTCGGCGAACAGGCCGCGGACGTCCTGCGCGCCGACCCCTGGCGGCTGCTGGCCGTGCCGGGGATCCGCCCCGAGCAGGCCGACGGATTCGCCCGTGCCCTGCTCGGAGCCGGGTGCGGACCCGACGACGAGCGGCGTACCGCCGCGCTCGTCGGCTGGCTGCTGGAGCGTGCGGCGCTCCAGGGCCATACCGCGCTGGACGCCTCGGCGGTACGCGCTGCGCTCGTCGAACGGGCGGTGGCCGACCCGGACGCGGCCGTGGAGCACGCCGTCGCCGAGGGCGTCGTCCTCGTCTTCCAGGACGGCCTGGACCCCACCGCGTCCGCCGACCCGGACCGGCAGGAGGAAGAGGACGGCCAGGACGGCCAGGAGGGGGCACCGGCCACGGAGGACGCCGTCGCCGAGGAGCCGGTGAAGGTGCTCCTCGGACTCGACCGGTACGCCCTCGCCGAGGAGAGCCTCGCCGACGGCCTGGCACGTTTGCTGAACGCCTGTGAGAAGGGGGCCGACTGGTCGCGGGCCGCGTCCGCCGCCCCCTCCCCCTCGGCTGCCGAGCTCATCCGTACGGTCGCCACCGGCGGCCTGGTCGTCCACTCGGGCGGCGAGGCCGCGCGGGCCGAACCCGCGGCGCTGATCGCGGCGGCGAACGGCCTGGGAATCCGCGCCGTCGGGGCCACCCACAGCGTCGGCGGCCGGCAGCGGCTCGCCACGGCGGTGGGTGATCCGCAGACCGCGGTCACCCTCTCCGGGCTGCTCTCCGGCACGGAGGGCCCCGGCCGGGACGCGGAGGGTGCGCTGGCGCTCGATCTGCTGGTGGTGCTCGATGCCCCGCAGCTGGACGTGGAGACCGCCGCGATCCTGGTGGAGTCCCTCGCCGACGGCACCCGGCTGGTGCTGAGCGGCGATCCCGGGGTGCTGGGTTCCGCCGGAGCCGGGCGGGTGTTCGCGGACGTGCTGGCGTCCCGGGCGTGCCCGCAGGTCGTGTCCCGCACCCCCGACCCCGGCCCGATCGGCGAGCTGGTCTCCGGTATCGGCATCGGTGAACTGACCCAGGTCGAGGCACCCGGCAAGGAGGTCGTGATCGTTCCCGTGCGCGACGCGGGCGAGGCGGTCCACCGGACCGTGCAGCTGGTGGCCGACTCCGTGCCCCGGGCCATCGGCGTGCCCTCGGCCGACACCCAGGTGATCACCGTGGGCCACGGTGGCTCGGCGGGCACCGGAGCGCTGAACACGGCGCTGAAGCAGCGGCTCAACCCCGGCCCCGGGCGGTTCGGCGGTTTCGATCCGGGCGACCGCGTCGTGCATGTTCCCGCACCCGGCCGTGCCGTGCCCGGTTCGGTCGTCTCGGCCGACGCCGAGGGCCTCCACCTGGACTGTGCGGGCACCGCGGTCGTCGTACCCCAGGACCGGGTCGAAGCGTCCGTGCGGCACAGCTGGGCGCTCAGCGCGCATCAGGCGGCCGGGATGCGCTGGCCCGCCGTGGTCGTCGTACTGCCCGGCGACGCCGCACAGGCGCTGAGCAGGCCGTGGGTGTACACCGCCTTCAGCCGCGCCGAGCGCCACCTGTCCGTCGTCCACGGTGTGGACCAGGCTCTCCCCCGTGCGGTGGCCGAGGTCCCCGCCCAGGAGCGCACGACCCGGCTGCGGCCCCTCCTGGAGGCACTGCCGACCCCGGACGCCGCGTCCTAG
- a CDS encoding aldo/keto reductase, producing the protein MEQRHLGRTGLRVSRIGLGTLTWGRDTDEHDAADQLKAFWDEGGTLVDTADVYGGGEAEYLLGRFVDSLVPRRDLVIATKAGSVPDPYRRFDGSRGHLLAALDASLERLGTDYVDLWQIHAFDPVTPLEETLQAVDLAVSSGRVRYAGVSNFCGWQLAKAATWQLSAPGVRTRLASTQMEYSLLQRGVEREVLPAALDLGIGLLPSSPLGRGVLTGKYRTGTPSGSRAASEHLAPFVEPYLDDAASRIVDAVATAAEGLSTTALHVALAWVRDRPGVVAPIIGARNAQQLTEALSVEALSLPDEICQALDDVSAPVHRYPDQDWSTL; encoded by the coding sequence ATGGAGCAGAGGCATCTCGGCCGCACCGGCCTTCGCGTGTCACGGATCGGGCTCGGCACCCTCACCTGGGGCCGGGACACCGACGAGCACGACGCCGCCGACCAGCTCAAGGCCTTCTGGGACGAGGGGGGAACACTGGTCGACACGGCCGATGTGTACGGCGGCGGGGAGGCCGAATACCTGCTCGGACGCTTCGTCGACAGCCTCGTGCCCCGGCGGGATCTGGTCATCGCCACGAAGGCGGGAAGCGTCCCCGATCCGTACCGCCGTTTCGACGGATCGCGCGGTCATCTGCTCGCCGCGCTCGACGCCTCGCTCGAACGGCTCGGTACGGACTACGTCGACCTGTGGCAGATCCACGCCTTCGATCCGGTGACCCCGCTCGAAGAGACGCTCCAGGCGGTGGACCTGGCGGTGTCCTCGGGCCGCGTCCGGTACGCGGGGGTGTCGAACTTCTGCGGCTGGCAGCTCGCCAAGGCTGCCACCTGGCAGCTCTCGGCGCCCGGTGTGCGCACCCGGCTGGCGAGTACGCAGATGGAGTACTCGCTGCTGCAGCGGGGCGTCGAACGGGAGGTGCTGCCGGCCGCGCTCGACCTGGGGATCGGGCTGCTCCCGTCCTCCCCCCTGGGACGTGGCGTGCTGACGGGGAAGTACCGGACGGGCACGCCTTCGGGCTCCCGGGCCGCCTCGGAGCATCTGGCCCCGTTCGTCGAGCCGTATCTCGACGACGCGGCGAGCCGCATCGTGGACGCGGTGGCCACGGCCGCCGAGGGCCTCTCCACCACCGCCCTTCATGTGGCGCTCGCGTGGGTGCGGGACCGTCCTGGAGTGGTGGCCCCGATCATCGGCGCGCGCAACGCGCAGCAGCTCACGGAGGCTTTGTCAGTGGAGGCGCTTAGTCTTCCTGACGAGATCTGCCAGGCGCTCGACGACGTGTCGGCGCCCGTGCACCGCTATCCCGACCAGGACTGGAGCACGCTGTGA
- a CDS encoding LLM class F420-dependent oxidoreductase codes for MRLGINLGYWGAGMDGDNLAVAQEADRLGYDVCWAAEAYGSDAPTVLAWVAARTENIDIGSAIMQIPARQPAMTAMTAATLDSLSGGRFRLGLGVSGPQVSEGWYGVKFDKPLARTREYVEIVRRAMSRERLSYEGEHWTLPLPDGPGKPIKLTVHPEREHIPLYIAAIGPKNLEQTGEIADGALLIFPSADHLEDTAVRYLRAGREKAGKTMEGFDVCPTLPLAVGDDVNGLADMFRPYTALYVGGMGSRKQNFYNQLAQRMGYEKEAAEIQDKYLAGDKSGAAAAVPHQLIDQTTLLGPVERIAERMQAYAAAGVTTLTLAPAGFTLDERIAALRAGTDALERSGLA; via the coding sequence ATGCGGCTCGGCATCAATCTCGGTTACTGGGGAGCGGGCATGGACGGTGACAACCTCGCCGTCGCGCAGGAGGCCGACCGGCTCGGTTACGACGTCTGCTGGGCGGCCGAGGCGTACGGCTCCGACGCCCCCACCGTGCTCGCCTGGGTCGCCGCCCGGACCGAGAACATCGACATCGGCTCCGCGATCATGCAGATCCCTGCCAGGCAGCCCGCGATGACCGCGATGACCGCGGCCACCCTCGACTCGCTCTCGGGAGGCCGGTTCCGGCTCGGCCTCGGAGTCTCGGGCCCGCAGGTCTCGGAGGGCTGGTACGGCGTCAAGTTCGACAAGCCGCTGGCCCGCACCCGTGAGTACGTCGAGATCGTCCGCAGGGCCATGTCCCGCGAGCGACTCTCGTACGAGGGGGAGCACTGGACGCTCCCGCTGCCCGACGGTCCGGGCAAGCCCATCAAGCTCACCGTTCACCCGGAGCGCGAGCACATCCCGCTCTACATCGCCGCCATCGGCCCGAAGAACCTGGAGCAGACCGGCGAGATCGCGGACGGCGCGCTGCTGATCTTCCCGTCCGCCGACCACCTCGAGGACACCGCCGTCAGGTACCTGCGGGCCGGTCGCGAGAAGGCAGGGAAGACCATGGAGGGCTTCGACGTCTGCCCGACGCTGCCGCTCGCCGTCGGTGACGACGTCAACGGCCTCGCCGACATGTTCCGGCCGTACACCGCGCTGTACGTCGGCGGCATGGGCAGCCGTAAGCAGAACTTCTACAACCAGCTCGCCCAGCGCATGGGGTACGAGAAGGAGGCCGCCGAGATCCAGGACAAGTACCTGGCCGGCGACAAGAGCGGCGCGGCCGCCGCCGTACCGCACCAGCTCATCGACCAGACCACACTGCTCGGTCCGGTGGAGCGGATCGCCGAGCGGATGCAGGCGTACGCGGCCGCGGGTGTCACCACGCTGACCCTCGCCCCGGCGGGCTTCACACTCGACGAGCGGATCGCGGCCCTGCGCGCCGGTACGGACGCCCTGGAGCGTTCCGGCCTCGCGTAG
- a CDS encoding ferritin-like domain-containing protein — protein sequence MLSAQSLFQEILDDDASFRLFCSIAASGETQGGWENGRIAALVPPSRRGLAPKIVRHGADEEKHGRIFGALLKKRGLSPVEVPSDTDYTMLLERQGIGLAHERLKRDEPLSERDIITYLAHSRVTEQRASEQMRLLLRYFAGHPEIGRAVKMISNDEDNHLAYCHEELLRLARAGHGRTIQHTLRECAHAEIRVYRDVSLAVMAHMGVLLHWSRARSALLAAGIHAVYAYERLIGWRRMVTLEPPARRDALGGAATQAEFA from the coding sequence ATGCTTTCGGCACAGAGCCTGTTCCAGGAGATCCTCGACGACGACGCGTCGTTCCGGCTCTTCTGCTCCATCGCTGCCAGCGGTGAGACCCAGGGCGGCTGGGAGAACGGCCGGATCGCGGCGCTCGTGCCCCCGAGCCGGCGCGGACTCGCCCCCAAGATCGTCCGGCACGGTGCCGACGAGGAGAAGCACGGCCGGATCTTCGGCGCGCTTCTGAAGAAGCGCGGACTGAGCCCCGTGGAGGTGCCGTCCGACACCGACTACACGATGCTGCTGGAGCGGCAGGGCATCGGGCTCGCGCACGAGCGGCTCAAGCGCGACGAGCCGCTCTCGGAGCGGGACATCATCACCTACCTGGCACACAGCCGGGTGACCGAGCAGCGCGCGTCCGAGCAGATGCGCCTGCTGCTCAGGTACTTCGCCGGCCACCCCGAGATCGGCCGCGCGGTGAAGATGATCTCGAACGACGAGGACAACCACCTCGCGTACTGCCACGAGGAACTGCTCCGGCTCGCCCGCGCCGGACACGGCCGCACGATCCAGCACACCCTCCGGGAGTGCGCCCACGCCGAGATCCGGGTCTACCGGGACGTGAGCCTCGCCGTGATGGCGCACATGGGCGTGCTCCTGCACTGGTCCCGGGCCAGGTCGGCGCTGCTGGCCGCGGGCATCCACGCCGTGTACGCGTACGAGCGGCTGATCGGCTGGCGCCGCATGGTGACCCTGGAACCGCCCGCCCGACGGGACGCGTTGGGCGGCGCCGCGACCCAGGCCGAGTTCGCCTGA
- the corA gene encoding magnesium/cobalt transporter CorA: protein MIVDSAIYRDGRRTEGPADLSDALDEARAADAGDAFLWVGLHEPTEKEFDLVSTQFGLHPLAVEDALRAHQRPKLEVYDDSLFVVIKPVVYEPESDTVSADELMVFIGDSFVVTVRHGESAPLAAVRHRLEAEPDVLKHGPTAVLYAVSDAIVDHYIDVGAELQVDLEELEAQVFAPSGTGDSTNSAARIYTFKRQVLEFRRATGPLTSPMTRLASAGVPFVHEHAQPFFRDVSDHLTRVNELVEGLDRLLSDILAAHLAQMGVRQNDDMRKISAWAAMAAVPTMVAGVYGMNFAHMPELHWAWTYPAVIALMGCAVFGLHRLFKRRGWL from the coding sequence GTGATTGTCGACAGTGCCATCTACCGGGACGGGCGCCGTACCGAAGGCCCCGCCGATCTCTCCGACGCCCTGGACGAGGCGCGGGCGGCCGACGCAGGGGACGCGTTCCTCTGGGTCGGGCTGCACGAGCCGACGGAGAAGGAGTTCGACCTCGTCAGTACCCAGTTCGGTCTGCATCCGCTGGCGGTGGAGGACGCGCTGCGCGCCCACCAGCGGCCCAAGCTGGAGGTCTACGACGACTCGCTGTTCGTCGTCATCAAGCCGGTCGTGTACGAGCCGGAGAGCGACACGGTAAGCGCGGACGAGCTGATGGTCTTCATCGGTGACTCGTTCGTCGTCACGGTCAGACACGGCGAAAGTGCGCCGCTGGCGGCCGTACGTCACCGGCTGGAGGCCGAACCCGACGTACTCAAGCACGGTCCCACGGCCGTGCTGTACGCGGTCAGCGACGCGATCGTGGACCACTACATCGACGTCGGCGCCGAGTTGCAGGTCGACCTGGAGGAGCTGGAGGCCCAGGTGTTCGCGCCGAGCGGCACGGGCGACTCCACCAACTCCGCGGCCCGCATCTACACGTTCAAGCGCCAGGTACTCGAATTCCGCCGGGCTACCGGGCCGTTGACCTCTCCGATGACGCGTCTCGCGAGCGCCGGGGTGCCGTTCGTCCACGAGCACGCGCAGCCGTTCTTCCGGGACGTGAGCGATCACCTGACGCGCGTAAACGAGCTGGTGGAGGGGCTGGACCGGCTACTTTCGGACATACTCGCCGCCCATCTGGCGCAGATGGGGGTCAGGCAGAACGACGACATGCGGAAGATTTCGGCGTGGGCCGCCATGGCCGCTGTTCCGACCATGGTGGCGGGCGTCTACGGCATGAACTTCGCTCACATGCCGGAGCTGCACTGGGCGTGGACCTATCCTGCGGTGATCGCGCTGATGGGCTGTGCGGTGTTCGGCCTGCACCGCCTGTTCAAGCGCCGCGGCTGGCTCTGA
- a CDS encoding histidine phosphatase family protein, producing the protein MPTLILVRHGRSTANTAGVLAGRTPGVSLDERGAEQAAALPGRLAALSLVAAVSSPLERCRETLQPLLDARPGLPFHTEDRISECDYGDWSGRKLAELADEPLMAVVQQHPSAAAFPGGESMRAMQARAVDAVRDWNARVEAEHGDDATYVMCSHGDIIKSLVADALGMHLDLFQRVHADPCSVTAIRYTRLRPFLLRLGDTGDFASLAPREQAVGADAAGGNATDAAVGGGAGAP; encoded by the coding sequence ATGCCCACGCTGATCCTCGTACGTCACGGCCGGTCCACCGCCAACACCGCAGGAGTCCTCGCCGGCCGCACCCCCGGCGTCTCCCTGGACGAACGCGGCGCCGAGCAGGCGGCCGCGCTGCCCGGGCGGCTCGCCGCCCTCTCGCTCGTCGCCGCGGTCAGCAGCCCCCTGGAGCGCTGCCGCGAAACGCTCCAGCCGCTGCTCGACGCCCGCCCAGGCCTGCCGTTCCACACCGAGGACCGGATCAGCGAGTGCGACTACGGGGACTGGTCGGGGCGCAAACTGGCGGAACTGGCCGACGAGCCGCTGATGGCCGTCGTCCAGCAGCACCCCTCGGCCGCCGCGTTCCCCGGTGGCGAGTCCATGCGGGCGATGCAGGCAAGGGCGGTCGACGCAGTACGCGACTGGAACGCCCGCGTCGAAGCCGAGCACGGCGACGACGCGACCTATGTGATGTGCTCCCACGGGGACATCATCAAGTCTCTCGTCGCCGACGCGCTCGGCATGCACCTGGACCTCTTCCAGCGGGTCCACGCCGATCCGTGTTCGGTCACCGCGATCCGCTACACCCGGCTGCGGCCCTTCCTTCTCCGGCTGGGCGACACCGGGGACTTCGCCTCCCTCGCCCCGCGCGAGCAGGCCGTCGGCGCCGACGCCGCGGGCGGCAACGCGACGGATGCGGCGGTCGGGGGCGGCGCTGGGGCGCCGTGA